In one window of Parcubacteria group bacterium CG10_big_fil_rev_8_21_14_0_10_36_14 DNA:
- a CDS encoding SsrA-binding protein, with product MDKSLSENKKAYHDYEILEKYEAGIVLYGFEVKAVRNGNMSLKGAYVTFHNNEAFLTGSYIGKYKPAGGLSDYEPERSRKLLLKKREILYLKGKSEVKGLTILPLLVYTKGSKVKIEIGIGKGKKQYEKKEIKKKKDIERDIKRTLKY from the coding sequence ATGGACAAATCACTATCTGAAAATAAAAAAGCATATCATGATTACGAAATACTGGAAAAATACGAAGCCGGTATTGTTTTGTATGGATTTGAGGTGAAAGCGGTAAGAAATGGTAATATGAGCTTAAAAGGCGCATATGTAACTTTTCATAATAATGAGGCCTTTCTCACAGGCTCTTACATCGGTAAATATAAACCAGCAGGCGGACTATCGGATTATGAGCCCGAACGTTCAAGAAAGCTTTTACTTAAAAAGCGTGAAATTCTCTATCTTAAGGGAAAAAGCGAAGTAAAGGGCTTGACAATCCTGCCCCTTTTAGTGTATACTAAGGGAAGCAAGGTAAAGATTGAGATAGGGATAGGAAAAGGAAAGAAACAGTATGAGAAAAAAGAAATTAAGAAAAAGAAAGATATTGAGCGTGATATCAAAAGAACTTTGAAATATTAG